The proteins below come from a single Dermacentor albipictus isolate Rhodes 1998 colony chromosome 7, USDA_Dalb.pri_finalv2, whole genome shotgun sequence genomic window:
- the LOC135896393 gene encoding ribosomal protein S6 kinase alpha-5-like isoform X1, translated as MATSETVDAAAATAGPATAPETLTVTHELKNVNLAGHGKVDMSNFELLRVLGTGAYGKVFLVRKVGGQDHGKLYAMKVLKKASIVQKQKTLEHTRTERQVLEAIRQSPFLVTLHYAFQTDAKLHLILDYVSGGELFTHLYQRDHFTESEVRIYIGEIVLALEHLHKLGIIYRDIKLENILLDSQGHIVLTDFGLSKEFLPHEKDQRAYSFCGTIEYMAPEVVRGGSTGHDFSVDWWSVGVLTYELLTGASPFTVEGERNNQAEISKLASPEKPEEEGSLSTDVLIRRILKSQPPIPDSISGDIRDFIQKLLIKDPRKRLGGGLDDALEIKRHRFFKGLDWEDLATKRIAAPFVPKIAGELDVSNFAEEFTSMVPADSPALAPVSDDKVFKGYSYVAPSVLFSDNILTDELLGCPSESRPNISQLLAAKFKNSAFFQNYDLIAREGILGDGSYSVCRKCINKKTGLAYAVKIVSRRIDTNQEVQLLKVCQGHTNVVQFVEAFQDEAHTYIVLELLTGGELLDRIRRRARFTESEACRIFRRLVSAVHFMHSRGVVHRDLKPENLLFTDSSENATIKVVDFGFARLKPQDNQLMKTPCFTLNYAAPEVLRQASPGNAAAGYSESCDLWSLGVILYTMLSGRAPFQTPSRNASAAALMQRIREGEFSFNGPQWEPVSDQAKDVIRGLLTVEAPRRLTMAELRAHPWVHSRSSHWSASLMTPDVLSSSSSPRAAESAVRATFDAFHLATRGGFRLLDVSAAPLAQRRRLKRNSADVRSDSSVSTSSGSSFTSTSSSSSSASLSSAAAASTRSLGFVPAREDSARSVDSVFTYPETKVAAYLSTLPDVVERPSESGITDDIETMTVDLATTGLAAPSVNSSKPETPTLPATVATDSPESLQCKEARVAAFSLPTIPEAAETSDDSRAEVMASTEQALLDPEGPITRSRRKRPSPQDRTTVPASFSDDGSEKSEPNTKKSKKRSPQKSSPSRKQR; from the exons CCTACGGAAAGGTGTTTCTGGTGCGCAAGGTTGGTGGCCAGGACCACGGTAAGCTGTACGCCATGAAGGTCCTCAAGAAGGCGTCCATCGTGCAAAAGCAGAAGACGCTAGAGCACACGCGCACGGAACGGCAGGTCCTTGAAGCCATCCGCCAGTCACCTTTCCTGGTGACACTCCACTACGCCTTCCAGACGGACGCGAAGCTGCATCTCATCCTTG ACTATGTCAGCGGCGGTGAGCTGTTCACGCACCTCTACCAAAGAGACCACTTCACGGAGTCCGAAGTCCGGATCTACATAGGAGAAATTGTGCTGGCTCTCGAACACTTGCACAAG CTGGGGATAATCTACCGCGACATCAAGCTGGAGAACATCCTCCTCGACAGCCAAGGACACATCGTCTTGACAGACTTCGGACTGAGCAAGGAGTTCCTTCCGCACGAGAAG GACCAGAGGGCGTACTCGTTCTGTGGCACCATTGAGTACATGGCTCCCGAAGTGGTGCGCGGTGGAAGCACGGGCCACGACTTCAGCGTCGACTGGTGGAGCGTTGGGGTGCTCACGTACGAGTTGCTCACGGGAGCATCGCCCTTCACGGTCGAGGGCGAACGGAACAACCAGGCTGAGATCTCCAA ACTTGCGTCTCCTGAAAAACCTGAGGAAGAGGGGAGCCTTTCAACAGACGTGTTAATTAG GAGGATACTAAAGAGCCAGCCACCGATACCGGACAGCATCTCTGGTGACATCAGGGACTTCATCCAGAAGCTCTTAATCAAGGACCCGAGGAAAAGGCTCGGAGGTGGGCTTGATGATGCCCTTGAAATAAAGAGACACAGGTTCTTCAAG GGCCTAGACTGGGAGGACCTCGCAACAAAAAGGATTGCAGCGCCTTTCGTTCCTAAGATTGCTGGCGAACTGGATGTGAGCAACTTTGCAGAAGAGTTCACTTCCATGGTTCCTGCCGACTCTCCAGCTCTGGCGCCCGTCAGCGATGACAAAGTGTTCAAG GGTTACTCCTACGTCGCTCCATCTGTGCTGTTCAGTGACAACATCCTCACCGACGAGCTCCTCGGTTGCCCCAGTGAGAGCCGGCCGAACATATCACAGCTGCTTGCTGCCAAGTTCAAG AACTCTGCATTCTTCCAAAACTATGACCTCATCGCACGTGAAGGAATTTTGGGTGATGGAAGCTACTCAGTCTGCAG GAAGTGCATCAACAAGAAGACGGGCCTTGCTTACGCTGTCAAAATTGTGAGTCGCCGCATCGACACCAACCAGGAAGTGCAGCTTCTCAAGGTGTGCCAGGGACACACCAACGTTGTGCAGTTTGTGGAGGCCTTCCAGGATGAG GCACACACATACATCGTTCTCGAGCTGCTGACAGGCGGGGAGCTCCTCGATAGGATACGCAGGCGGGCACGCTTTACGGAGAGCGAGGCGTGCCGCATCTTTCGTCGCCTCGTCTCCGCCGTGCACTTCATGCACTCTCGGGGCGTCGTGCATCGAGACCTCAAGCCAGAG AATCTGCTGTTCACAGACAGCTCAGAGAATGCCACCATCAAGGTGGTGGACTTTGGCTTTGCGCGGCTGAAACCTCAGGACAATCAGCTCATGAAGACACCCTGCTTCACGCTAAACTATGCTGCTCCGGAAGTCTTGAGGCAGGCCAGCCCAGGCAACGCTGCTGCAGGCTACAGCGAGTCCTGTGACCTTTGGAGCCTCGGCGTCATTCTG TACACAATGCTGTCTGGGCGGGCACCTTTTCAAACGCCAAGTCGCAACGCCAGCGCTGCCGCACTGATGCAGCGGATCCGTGAAGGCGAGTTCAGCTTCAATGGCCCCCAGTGGGAGCCTGTCTCGGACCAAGCCAAGGACGTCATCCGCGGCCTGCTCACCGTTGAAGCGCCGCGCCGTCTGACCATGGCCGAGCTCCGCGCGCATCCGTGGGTGCACTCTCGAAGTAGCCATTGGTCGGCCTCCCTCATGACACCAGACGTCCTCAGCTCATCATCCTCGCCGCGCGCTGCTGAATCGGCCGTGCGGGCAACCTTTGACGCTTTCCACCTCGCCACTCGTGGCGGTTTCCGCTTGCTTGACGTCTCGGCCGCGCCCTTGGCTCAGCGCCGGAGGCTCAAGCGCAACTCTGCAGATGTGCGGAGCGATTCTTCAGTCTCGACAAGCAGCGGGAGCTCCTTCACGTctacgtcgtcttcctcctcgtcTGCGTCGCTCAGCTCGGCCGCAGCGGCTTCGACGCGTTCGCTGGGCTTTGTGCCGGCACGCGAGGACTCAGCTCGGAGCGTGGACAGCGTCTTCACGTATCCGGAGACCAAGGTCGCAGCCTACCTTTCCACACTTCCTGATGTGGTTGAGAGGCCCAGCGAGTCCGGGATCACTGACGACATTGAGACCATGACCGTAGACCTCGCCACCACTGGACTGGCTGCACCCTCGGTCAACTCCAGCAAGCCGGAAACTCCCACTTTGCCGGCCACCGTGGCCACAGACTCGCCAGAAAGCCTGCAATGCAAAGAAGCAAGGGTTGCTGCATTCTCACTGCCAACGATACCAGAGGCAGCTGAAACGTCCGACGACAGCCGAGCCGAGGTCATGGCCAGCACAGAACAAGCACTGCTTGATCCCGAAGGGCCCATTACGCGCTCTCGGAGGAAGAGGCCCTCACCGCAAGATAGAACGACAGTTCCGGCAAGTTTTTCAGATGACGGGTCTGAAAAGAGTGAACCAAACACTAAGAAGTCAAAAAAGCGGTCGCCACAGAAGTCGTCTCCAAGCCGGAAACAACGGTAG